The following are encoded together in the Oncorhynchus nerka isolate Pitt River linkage group LG23, Oner_Uvic_2.0, whole genome shotgun sequence genome:
- the LOC115106323 gene encoding CD209 antigen-like protein E, which yields MGVVTVSVLACLLLTLLGTGALRHDPHYICPSGYTGPDSTIPHCYRMVNKQMGWQQALDYCKRDGGTLAAVHSVEEYQLLLSMVKQTQSISAYAWVGLNDLDQEGTYVWTDGSSVNWFWSESAKAQQWGEEDCVALNSYAGAEGFDDIKCDSGCTFVCMRIATGGVA from the exons ATGGGAGTCGTAACTGTGTCTGTTCTtgcctgtctcctcctcacccttctGGGAACTGGAGCCCTCCGCCACGATCCTCATT ATATCTGTCCAAGTGGATATACTGGACCAGACAGTACAATACCCCATTGCTACAGAATGGTTAATAAACAAATGGGATGGCAGCAAGCACTG GATTACTGCAAGAGAGATGGGGGCACCCTTGCTGCTGTCCACAGTGTTGAAGAATACCAGCTTCTCCTTTCCATGGTGAAGCAGACCCAGAGTATCTCTGCTTACGCCTGGGTAGGACTGAATGATCTGGATCAG GAAGGGACTTATGTGTGGACTGATGGGTCATCTGTGAATTGGTTCTGGTCCGAAAGTGCCAAAGCTCAGCAGTGGGGAGAAGAAGACTGCGTGGCACTGAACTCTTATGCAG GGGCTGAGGGCTTCGATGACATCAAGTGTGACAGTGGCTGTACCTTTGTCTGCATGAGAATTGCTACTGGTGGAGTAGCCTAA